In Fusarium fujikuroi IMI 58289 draft genome, chromosome FFUJ_chr02, the genomic stretch ATCGCCGGTACTCGCACATCATGTGCATAGCTTCCGTTCCCATGTGCGCTGCTGCGTCGCTGAATGCGTTCGGTATATCTGGAACAactgagaaggaggacgTCATGTATGTATCGGTCGTAGCGATGTAGAACACAGACCAACTGACCTCCCATTCGCCACAGAACATGCGGATATCCGGGGAGAGGACAAATTCCTGAATGACCCATACACGCCGAAACCATGGCCTCGCCCAGAGCTTGGCTAGTGCCTTCCAGGCAGGATCTTCTGGGTCGGGAAGTCCACATTCCTCGAATACCATCCTCATCGGAAGTGAGATCGATCCAATGTGTCTCAACACTTCCATTTCATGTCTTCCATATAAGCGGTAGAGGGACGAATTAGCCCTAGCAAATCGAACTAACAACTCTCCGACTACCTCACTTCCATCGGCCTCGCGGCCCAAGTACACCAGCGTACAGGCGGCAGATGCATAGATGTTACTCATCAATGCCACCTGGGTTGCCTTCTCCTCGTTATCTGACTGGTTAATACACACTGCATCCGCCCAGAGTATACGGGGTTCATCTTTTAATCGAAATCGATACAGTGCATGGAACAGAGAAGGCGTAATGAGAATAATACCGCGCGCTGTTTCGAGTTTGTTTGTTGCGTGACCATCCTCCCAAGCGTATGAGACTGCCTCATACCTTCCGACAATATCCAAATCCAAAGAAGCGTGTAAGATGTCAGCTCGGAGGGGGTCATCGCCAGAACCAGGGTGCAGCTTGATCAGGCGGATTTCACTACCGTCGGACCGATTCGACAAAGGCAGGTATGTATACTGTTCCCGGGTTGAAGCACGAACGAAGAATGTGTAGAATGTCTTGCAAACGGCGCGACCGATGCGGAAGAAAACAATGGCGATCTGGACATCATTTGAGCTGCTAAGGTTACCCATCCACCGGCGGGCGCGCGGAATCACATAGCGAACGAACAGGGCCCCAAGCCCGGGAATGAAAAAGGGTTCGTCCCTTAGCAATACTCGTACAAGTCGCTCACGGACCGAAGGAAAAccaagaaaaaagagaatcATCATTATGGTAGCATATGTATCGATAATGAAGGCAAAGTAAGGACCCAGGTGGGGTCGAAGAAAGGGGAGCGCAATGCCGAGGATTGACATTATATCGGCGGTGAGTCTGGTTTTTGAGTTATATAAGTATCTCAATTCATAACAGATACTAATCCGTGAGGATTGCTTTGGGAATTTTAGGAGGAAGGATATACTCTAGAACAGGCGCAGGATAATTACTACCATATCTCGAAACGTATCCTAGATATGTTGGAAGAAAATGGCACAAGAGCCAAAGCTGAATATGGCGCGCGGTTATTGATGTATTAggccctcagggagcaagaaaacgtCAGACGGTAAGaggggtgtcaaaataaataCAGTCAAAGGTATACTGAATTTAGGCGTAATTTATGCTGAAGTACCTAAGTCTTTAGACTAATATACTGAACTTTCTTTCATCCCCTTACAGGCCTCCAATCTGAAAGCTTCAGTAAAACCCACTAATGCAAAGGGTGCATTTAGGCAGTATCACGAGGGTGGCCGGATTCTGCCTTACCGCAGCTTTACGACTTGCACTTTCATGCAACAGACGAATCAAGTTAAAGTGCAACTCTTGGTCCTGTGATTATTCTTGCATCAAACTTGGGCACCAGAAGGCCTTTGACCcattctccatcatcaccgaAAAGTCAGTCTCCCAGGTCTTGCCGCTCTGCATATAGAACCAGAGTCCTCAAGCATGGAGCAAACATTAACCAGCCCCCAAGGTACAGAGGTTCCTGGAACTTCCGTCGCCGAGAGTAGCTATACCACTCCGGAAGATCGATTGGAAAGGCTGGTCCGGAGCTACCGCGATAGGAATGATCCCGATCAATTGGAACAACTTATTC encodes the following:
- a CDS encoding related to heterokaryon incompatibility protein (het-6OR allele), coding for MSILGIALPFLRPHLGPYFAFIIDTYATIMMILFFLGFPSVRERLVRVLLRDEPFFIPGLGALFVRYVIPRARRWMGNLSSSNDVQIAIVFFRIGRAVCKTFYTFFVRASTREQYTYLPLSNRSDGSEIRLIKLHPGSGDDPLRADILHASLDLDIVGRYEAVSYAWEDGHATNKLETARGIILITPSLFHALYRFRLKDEPRILWADAVCINQSDNEEKATQVALMSNIYASAACTLVYLGREADGSEVVGELLVRFARANSSLYRLYGRHEMEVLRHIGSISLPMRMVFEECGLPDPEDPAWKALAKLWARPWFRRVWVIQEFVLSPDIRMFCGEWEVSWSVFYIATTDTYMTSSFSVVPDIPNAFSDAAAHMGTEAMHMMCEYRRSALLETLPVSDADSMRMLTINLDTMVFEEQEQFNLARKMDAKLRLRVEVPLLDLLALCDRSKATRARDHLFAVLGLSNATDDDIFRADYSSTFDEIVRHFGKAFVRKRQCMNLLYQARLNIQSSRFPSWIPDWTTKFAFMGDEIDYESLGLHSDGLYAAAGDTQCVSWVSDGPKDDCLAVRGRFVDKLSWVGGDHVKHGPIHGLIHRIRQSYDIIAELEKTSDSYVTGESLRDVWWRMLVANKTKGFSPVSPDFGIGLHSRWHVIPALCSWLLSSPAEEAKEQLVAIIGLPYYKAIYSCYTVYQIAKTEKGMLGLVPLLAEAGDQICVLNGGAVPFVLRKGKRLRSGRRLVGECYIHGLMNGEAIQSQYEERDVRLY